The following are encoded together in the Zingiber officinale cultivar Zhangliang chromosome 8A, Zo_v1.1, whole genome shotgun sequence genome:
- the LOC122011979 gene encoding beta-glucosidase BoGH3B-like yields MKMKVLQILLFVILISTCWEMVVVAEYVKYKDPKQPLNVRIKDLLGRMTLAEKIGQMSQIERENATANPGALKTYFIGSVLSGGGSVPSPQASVQTWVNMVNGFQRVALSTRLGIPIIYGIDAVHGHNNVYRATVFPHNVGLGATRDPALVKRIGAATALEVRATGIPYVFAPCVAVCRDPRWGRCYESYSEDPKVVQAMTEIIPGLQGDMPPNSRGTPFVAGKRNVAACAKHYVGDGGTYLGINENNTIISQHGLLSIHMPPYYTAVSKGVSTVMVSYSSWNGVKMHSNHFLITDFLKNTLRFRGFVISDWQGIDRITTPPHANYTYSIVTGILAGIDMIMIPYTYTEFITDLTYLVQKNFIPISRIDDAVHRILRVKFTMGLFENPYADPSLADQLGKQEHRDLAREAVRKSLVLLKNGKSANDPLLPLPKKAKVLVAGSHADNLGYQCGGWTLTWQGQGGNDITAGTTILNGIRSTVDPSTSVVYSENPEPDFVKHNQFSYAIVVVGELPYAETFGDNLTLTIPAPGPSVIHNVCSNVKCVVVLISGRPLVIEPYIGTIDALVAAWLPGTEGQGVADVLFGDYGFSGKLPRTWFKSVNQLPMNFGDPHYDPLFPYGFGLTTEPVKGN; encoded by the exons ATGAAGATGAAGGTATTGCAAATCCTTCTATTTGTTATTCTGATTTCAACATGCTGGGAGATGGTTGTTGTAGCAGAGTATGTGAAGTACAAGGACCCTAAGCAACCATTGAATGTTCGaatcaaggatttacttggtcgAATGACTCTTGCTGAGAAAATTGGTCAGATGTCACAGATTGAGAGAGAAAATGCGACGGCTAATCCTGGTGCCTTAAAGACCTACTTCATAG GTAGTGTTTTGAGTGGGGGAGGTAGTGTGCCTTCACCTCAAGCTTCTGTTCAAACATGGGTGAATATGGTCAATGGATTCCAAAGGGTTGCTCTCTCTACTCGATTGGGGATCCCAATAATTTATGGTATTGATGCTGTTCATGGTCACAACAATGTCTATAGAGCCACTGTATTTCCGCATAATGTTGGACTGGGAGCGACTAG GGATCCGGCACTAGTGAAGAGAATTGGTGCAGCTACTGCTCTTGAAGTTAGAGCAACTGGAATTCCATATGTATTTGCCCCATGTGTGGCG GTTTGTAGAGATCCTAGATGGGGACGGTGTTACGAAAGCTACAGCGAAGATCCAAAGGTTGTTCAAGCAATGACTGAAATCATCCCTGGCTTACAGGGAGATATGCCACCAAATTCTCGAGGAACTCCTTTTGTTGCTGGAAA GAGAAATGTTGCTGCCTGTGCTAAGCATTATGTTGGTGATGGTGGAACATACCTTGGAATCAATGAAAATAACACCATTATCAGTCAACATGGACTACTTAGTATCCACATGCCTCCTTACTACACTGCTGTCTCCAAAGGTGTATCCACCGTGATGGTTTCCTACTCAAGTTGGAACGGAGTGAAGATGCATTCCAACCATTTTCTGATCACTGACTTTCTTAAAAACACTCTCCGTTTCAGG GGATTTGTAATATCAGATTGGCAAGGTATTGACAGGATAACTACGCCACCACATGCAAATTACACCTACTCAATTGTGACTGGAATCCTTGCTGGTATTGACATG ATAATGATTCCATATACCTATACAGAATTCATTACTGATCTGACCTACCTAGTCCAGAAGAATTTTATACCCATTAGTCGAATCGATGATGCTGTGCATAGGATTCTTCGAGTCAAGTTCACCATGGGCTTGTTTGAGAACCCATATGCTGATCCCAGTCTAGCAGATCAGCTCGGCAAACAG GAACACCGCGATCTAGCCAGGGAAGCTGTGAGGAAATCACTTGTGCTCCTGAAAAATGGCAAGTCTGCCAATGACCCGCTGTTGCCTCTTCCGAAGAAGGCAAAAGTCCTCGTCGCAGGTAGCCATGCTGACAATTTGGGTTATCAGTGTGGAGGGTGGACACTTACTTGGCAAGGGCAGGGTGGAAACGATATTACAGCTG GAACGACGATTCTTAATGGTATCAGGTCGACTGTTGATCCAAGCACCTCGGTGGTGTATTCCGAGAACCCTGAACCAGACTTCGTCAAGCACAATCAATTCTCCTACGCAATAGTAGTGGTTGGAGAGCTGCCATATGCTGAAACCTTTGGAGACAATCTAACCCTTACGATTCCTGCCCCTGGTCCGAGTGTGATTCATAATGTGTGCAGCAATGTCAAATGCGTCGTCGTTCTAATCTCCGGCCGACCGCTGGTGATCGAGCCGTACATTGGCACCATTGATGCTCTGGTTGCTGCATGGCTTCCTGGCACAGAAGGCCAAGGTGTTGCAGATGTGCTCTTTGGCGACTATGGCTTCTCAGGCAAACTTCCCCGGACATGGTTCAAATCTGTGAATCAACTGCCGATGAACTTTGGTGATCCACATTATGACCCTCTCTTCCCTTATGGCTTTGGCCTTACAACAGAGCCAGTGAAGGGAAATTAG